The proteins below come from a single Argonema galeatum A003/A1 genomic window:
- a CDS encoding RAMP superfamily CRISPR-associated protein produces the protein MHKRFVNHCTIDLTLIPDGPILIKSGKEGANPTKPDMEFVETYHAGGRSIYLPGSGLKGAIRAHAERIVRTVGRDSNPNDPKIVWANDPINDKYDYLKDLPAPKIYQKSSFTDRIFGNTSIASRVRIEDAYPVDKSKVKIEERNGVAIDRVFGSVAVGPFNYQVCTAGEFRTKIHLKNFSLAQLGLIGLVLRDLNEGWFGIGFAKSRGLGTVTVKYNSAVVQYPGCEIKKETQQICQIGKQIGWKRNSLLGAGEFLSNEEAEEYGFRKPDLQTTPKGAESMDLDFGVQLSWQGEGDAGVPNLFLSAVRAWSEILRGAAT, from the coding sequence ATGCACAAGCGATTTGTCAACCACTGTACGATCGATCTAACCTTAATTCCCGACGGGCCAATTCTCATTAAATCAGGAAAAGAAGGTGCTAATCCTACTAAGCCAGATATGGAATTTGTCGAAACTTATCATGCTGGGGGACGCTCTATTTATTTACCTGGAAGCGGTTTAAAAGGAGCTATACGCGCTCATGCTGAAAGAATCGTGCGAACGGTAGGACGAGATAGTAATCCAAACGATCCTAAGATTGTTTGGGCTAACGATCCAATAAATGATAAGTATGATTATTTGAAAGATTTACCCGCTCCTAAGATTTACCAAAAATCATCTTTTACCGATCGCATATTCGGTAATACTTCGATCGCCAGTCGAGTCAGGATTGAGGATGCTTACCCAGTGGATAAATCTAAAGTCAAGATTGAAGAACGTAATGGAGTAGCTATTGACCGAGTATTCGGTTCTGTTGCAGTTGGCCCTTTCAACTATCAAGTTTGTACCGCTGGCGAATTCCGCACCAAAATTCATCTCAAAAACTTTTCTTTAGCTCAATTAGGTTTAATTGGTTTAGTTTTACGAGACTTAAATGAAGGTTGGTTCGGTATAGGTTTTGCCAAGTCTCGCGGTTTGGGAACAGTTACCGTCAAATATAACTCGGCTGTTGTCCAATATCCCGGTTGTGAGATAAAGAAAGAAACTCAGCAAATTTGCCAGATAGGTAAACAAATAGGATGGAAACGAAATTCACTGCTAGGTGCTGGTGAATTTCTCAGCAATGAAGAAGCTGAAGAATATGGTTTCCGAAAACCGGATTTGCAAACGACTCCAAAAGGTGCTGAATCAATGGATTTAGACTTTGGCGTACAATTAAGTTGGCAAGGAGAGGGAGATGCAGGCGTACCCAATCTCTTCTTGTCTGCGGTTCGCGCTTGGAGTGAAATTTTACGAGGTGCAGCAACATGA
- a CDS encoding RAMP superfamily CRISPR-associated protein → MTRNLPPKPKGLTSPRRPVSSDDSDGTSVSKPYELISFPKEGQTLQHPAGHHKYHSDRVHGTLFLKLKVGTSLHVSTGVVVMGSDIGSRLPLIKTMTQGTDQKLAIQGSSLKGCIRSVYEAITNSRLGVITNKREYKDKYPLDRLPCEKKDELCPASQVFGALNWQGLIEFSDAKCESAGFATGFMPNLWSPRLVRRAYFDERGKVAGRKFYYHTIRAIDKGQNAGVAVQQAAKTYTFTTQLHFKNLKPAELGTLLIVLGQDPKYPIALKVGGGKPIGMGTMTVEVTKIIAFTDSQELVKELKLPGLRDRYSSYTPPESATLTGNDLQQLMQKTIQAAHSSLVQATQLQQLAEVLRYPTDREPPTGMY, encoded by the coding sequence ATGACTAGAAATCTACCTCCAAAACCCAAAGGACTTACATCTCCACGCCGACCTGTTTCGAGTGACGACTCGGATGGAACGAGCGTTTCTAAACCTTATGAGTTGATTTCTTTTCCGAAGGAAGGACAAACTTTACAACATCCGGCTGGACATCATAAATATCACAGCGATCGCGTACATGGAACCCTATTTCTAAAATTAAAAGTTGGAACTTCTTTGCACGTTTCAACAGGGGTAGTTGTGATGGGAAGCGATATCGGTAGTCGCCTTCCTTTAATTAAAACAATGACGCAGGGAACTGACCAAAAACTTGCGATTCAGGGAAGTTCTCTCAAAGGCTGCATTCGGTCTGTTTATGAGGCAATTACTAACAGCAGATTAGGTGTAATTACTAATAAGCGGGAGTACAAAGATAAATATCCGTTAGATCGTTTACCGTGCGAGAAAAAAGATGAGCTTTGTCCAGCCAGTCAAGTATTTGGGGCTTTGAATTGGCAAGGGCTAATTGAATTCAGCGATGCTAAGTGTGAAAGTGCAGGTTTTGCAACCGGATTCATGCCCAATTTATGGAGTCCTCGTCTGGTACGACGCGCATATTTTGATGAACGAGGGAAAGTAGCGGGGCGCAAGTTTTATTATCACACAATTAGGGCGATCGATAAAGGTCAAAACGCGGGAGTAGCAGTTCAACAAGCAGCCAAAACTTACACTTTCACCACTCAGTTGCATTTCAAAAATCTCAAACCAGCAGAGTTAGGAACTCTGTTAATTGTATTAGGACAAGACCCAAAATATCCCATTGCTCTCAAAGTTGGTGGCGGTAAACCAATTGGTATGGGAACAATGACTGTAGAAGTGACAAAAATTATTGCCTTTACAGATAGTCAGGAACTTGTGAAAGAATTAAAATTGCCCGGATTGCGCGATCGCTACTCTTCCTATACTCCCCCAGAATCCGCCACCCTTACCGGAAATGATTTGCAACAATTGATGCAAAAGACTATTCAAGCTGCCCACTCTAGCTTAGTTCAGGCAACTCAGTTACAACAACTAGCTGAAGTTTTGCGCTATCCTACCGATCGCGAACCTCCAACAGGAATGTACTAA
- a CDS encoding Txe/YoeB family addiction module toxin, whose protein sequence is MDANKLLYLTSLSLHDSATATETTFQPANRTTYLSKSEEVMTKYSGDKQPDESLRKSVFNDQFQEDLKYWKKTDPNMLKRIRKLIEGIVDDPYKGIGKPEPLKYMGADVWSRRINEEHRIVYLVSADQIDFLQARYHYEK, encoded by the coding sequence ATGGATGCCAACAAACTTTTGTACTTAACCAGTTTGAGTCTTCACGACTCAGCTACGGCAACTGAAACAACTTTTCAACCAGCAAACAGAACGACGTATTTAAGTAAAAGCGAGGAAGTAATGACAAAATACTCTGGTGACAAGCAACCGGATGAAAGTTTACGCAAATCAGTCTTTAATGACCAGTTCCAAGAAGACCTTAAGTATTGGAAAAAAACAGACCCCAATATGTTAAAGCGTATCCGCAAGCTAATTGAGGGTATTGTGGATGACCCATATAAGGGGATTGGAAAGCCAGAGCCTCTTAAATATATGGGTGCTGATGTGTGGTCGCGTCGCATAAACGAAGAGCATCGTATCGTCTATTTAGTTAGCGCCGACCAGATTGATTTTTTACAGGCTCGATACCATTACGAAAAATAA
- a CDS encoding type II toxin-antitoxin system Phd/YefM family antitoxin, with translation MSTQIMYEQAQAKLNELCNQVVKNRDVVIIDREGGENVALIAADELSSMQETIYLLSSPSNAVRLYAAMEQAKTRTVKPQTIDELFEELQLDE, from the coding sequence ATGTCAACTCAGATAATGTACGAACAGGCTCAAGCTAAATTAAACGAACTCTGCAATCAAGTTGTGAAAAATCGAGACGTAGTTATTATCGACAGGGAGGGTGGCGAGAATGTTGCACTAATTGCTGCTGACGAGTTAAGTAGTATGCAAGAAACCATCTACCTACTTAGCTCACCTTCTAATGCAGTTCGTTTATATGCCGCTATGGAGCAAGCGAAAACTCGCACTGTTAAACCTCAAACTATTGATGAACTGTTTGAGGAATTACAGCTAGATGAATAA
- a CDS encoding transcriptional regulator: MLNKIALLHLNLAELLQESLEVTNDDFGKDIGVIKSALSELENPEDISVSNLSRYIKALGGNLKIVADFPDKEIVISQFE, from the coding sequence GTGCTAAATAAAATCGCTTTACTCCATCTTAATCTTGCTGAACTACTGCAAGAGTCATTGGAAGTTACAAATGACGATTTTGGGAAAGACATCGGCGTTATTAAGTCTGCTTTATCCGAGTTGGAGAACCCAGAGGATATTTCAGTCTCAAATCTCTCCCGGTACATCAAAGCTCTGGGTGGAAATTTAAAAATAGTAGCTGATTTTCCTGACAAGGAAATCGTTATTTCTCAATTTGAATGA
- a CDS encoding SDR family oxidoreductase has translation MQDKVVVVVGATGGIGSALTRKLAPRGTRLVLAARDSSRLATLVSQLGVTGPEQVLTVPCDITKPQEVQALMDKTVAQFGQIDALVNAAGAGILKQYNKLEPADLDAMLDLNLKGSFYTCQAAAEVMKERKSGHICNVVGILGKHSMAMAAAYSASKFGVVGFSKCMAEELKRFGVKFTLFYFGGIDSPFWDNVSLKVDRSKMLSTETAADAILFALRSEPQAVPMEINIQPESHLFF, from the coding sequence ATGCAGGACAAAGTGGTTGTTGTCGTTGGCGCAACTGGTGGTATTGGTTCAGCCTTGACGCGCAAACTAGCACCTAGAGGCACGCGCTTGGTGTTGGCAGCAAGAGATAGCAGCCGATTAGCGACGCTGGTATCCCAGCTTGGGGTAACTGGGCCAGAGCAAGTTTTGACGGTGCCTTGCGACATCACGAAGCCGCAGGAAGTACAAGCCCTAATGGACAAGACAGTTGCCCAATTCGGCCAAATTGATGCCCTAGTTAATGCCGCTGGTGCTGGTATCCTCAAACAGTACAACAAACTGGAACCAGCAGACTTGGATGCCATGCTCGACCTGAATTTAAAAGGCAGCTTTTATACTTGTCAAGCGGCGGCAGAAGTGATGAAGGAGCGCAAATCAGGTCATATCTGCAATGTGGTGGGAATTTTGGGCAAGCACTCAATGGCGATGGCGGCGGCTTATTCTGCCTCTAAGTTCGGTGTGGTCGGTTTTAGCAAGTGCATGGCGGAGGAACTGAAACGGTTTGGGGTTAAGTTCACGCTGTTTTACTTTGGTGGTATCGATTCTCCGTTTTGGGACAATGTGAGCTTGAAGGTTGACAGGTCAAAAATGCTTAGTACTGAAACTGCTGCTGATGCTATTTTGTTTGCTCTTAGATCTGAGCCGCAAGCTGTACCGATGGAAATTAATATTCAGCCAGAAAGTCACTTATTTTTCTAA
- the hppD gene encoding 4-hydroxyphenylpyruvate dioxygenase → MKIRKATPRPIATSSSHNYMQIDHVHFYVENAQKWRDWFVLQLGFQRAGGDASNHTSTEVVKSGPVYFVLSSPLTSASPVAEFLRRHPPGVADVAFLVEDVEAVIARCISQGVKVLQPIQPQKQGKQCLKQAKIAAWGSLSHTLIERIGHERGGEWESGYFKTQNSTLFESEVPFTGIDHVVLNVNAGEMERAATWYEKVLGFRRQQTFDIQTERSGLYSQVMVHPSSSVQFPINEPASTNSQIQEFLDINRGPGIQHIALQTPNLVQAIAQLRASGVPFIQVPPTYYTQLQQRQLLPLLPAELQEIAKQEILVDWEVFSDQLTQEALPLLLQIFTQPIFALPTFFFELIERRVCYNNGQRRQAQGFGEGNFRALFEAIELEQMKRGSLESRG, encoded by the coding sequence GTGAAAATCAGGAAAGCAACGCCTAGACCGATCGCTACTTCCTCATCGCACAATTATATGCAGATTGACCACGTTCACTTCTATGTAGAAAACGCTCAGAAATGGCGTGACTGGTTTGTTCTTCAGCTCGGCTTTCAACGCGCAGGAGGTGATGCCAGCAACCACACTAGCACGGAAGTGGTCAAAAGTGGCCCCGTATACTTTGTTCTCTCCTCACCGCTGACATCTGCCAGTCCTGTTGCCGAGTTTTTGCGCCGACATCCTCCAGGTGTCGCGGATGTCGCTTTTCTTGTTGAGGATGTGGAAGCAGTCATAGCCCGGTGCATCAGTCAGGGCGTTAAAGTCCTCCAACCCATCCAGCCACAAAAACAGGGTAAGCAATGTCTGAAGCAGGCCAAAATTGCCGCCTGGGGCTCTCTAAGTCACACTTTGATCGAGCGAATCGGGCATGAGAGAGGGGGAGAGTGGGAGAGTGGGTATTTCAAAACTCAAAACTCAACACTCTTCGAGTCGGAAGTCCCATTCACTGGTATCGATCATGTGGTGCTGAATGTGAATGCTGGTGAGATGGAGCGTGCGGCTACCTGGTATGAAAAAGTACTGGGATTTCGACGCCAGCAGACATTTGATATCCAGACTGAGCGATCGGGCCTCTACAGTCAAGTGATGGTTCATCCGAGCAGCTCGGTACAATTTCCCATAAATGAGCCTGCATCTACCAATTCTCAAATTCAGGAGTTTCTGGATATCAATCGAGGGCCAGGAATTCAGCATATCGCCTTGCAAACGCCCAATCTCGTCCAAGCGATCGCCCAACTCAGAGCCTCTGGTGTACCATTCATCCAGGTTCCTCCTACTTACTACACCCAATTGCAGCAACGACAACTATTGCCTCTATTGCCAGCAGAATTGCAGGAGATTGCCAAACAGGAAATTCTGGTTGATTGGGAAGTATTTTCTGACCAATTGACTCAAGAAGCCCTACCCCTACTGCTTCAGATTTTCACCCAGCCAATTTTTGCCCTGCCCACTTTCTTTTTTGAGCTTATTGAGCGCCGAGTTTGCTATAACAACGGTCAACGACGGCAGGCTCAAGGCTTTGGGGAAGGCAACTTTCGCGCTTTGTTTGAAGCGATCGAACTAGAGCAGATGAAGCGAGGCAGTTTAGAGAGTAGGGGCTAG
- a CDS encoding HAD family hydrolase: MLRLITDFDGPIIDVSERYYQVYQFCLEKIRGEDRPVRQLSKAEFWQMKRSRIPEKQIAIVSGLDEQQAQEFAQLRRQTVHLPAYFPYDGLAPGAVEALEKVQQAGVDLAVLTMRRIVELDYAFNRFDLGRFFPENRCYRLSNDYVKTRDIDDKPLLMGGALAKLPPASDTWMVGDTEADIVAAKTHGIKVIGVLCGIRDRASLEAYNPDAIVADLSEAVVLVLNQSRQQNQHLPISTGN; the protein is encoded by the coding sequence ATGTTAAGACTTATTACTGATTTCGACGGGCCGATAATCGATGTTTCGGAACGGTACTACCAGGTTTATCAATTCTGTTTAGAAAAGATTCGGGGTGAGGATCGGCCAGTGCGACAGTTGTCCAAAGCGGAATTTTGGCAGATGAAGCGATCGCGCATTCCAGAAAAGCAGATTGCGATCGTCTCAGGATTAGACGAACAGCAAGCCCAAGAATTTGCCCAGCTAAGGCGACAAACCGTGCATCTACCGGCTTATTTCCCCTACGATGGACTGGCACCGGGAGCCGTTGAAGCCCTGGAAAAAGTGCAGCAGGCTGGAGTCGATTTGGCCGTTTTAACCATGCGCCGAATCGTGGAGCTGGACTACGCCTTCAATCGCTTTGACTTAGGCAGATTTTTTCCAGAAAATCGGTGCTATCGGCTCAGCAATGACTACGTTAAGACCCGCGACATCGACGACAAACCGCTGCTGATGGGGGGAGCTTTAGCCAAACTGCCACCAGCCTCAGATACCTGGATGGTTGGTGATACAGAAGCCGATATAGTTGCCGCCAAAACACACGGCATCAAGGTAATTGGGGTTTTGTGCGGCATCCGCGATCGCGCCTCCCTAGAAGCCTACAATCCCGATGCGATCGTCGCCGATCTCAGCGAAGCCGTAGTTCTAGTTCTGAATCAATCCCGGCAACAAAATCAGCACTTACCCATTTCCACGGGGAACTGA
- a CDS encoding CPP1-like family protein: MSAENPYKQLGINEDATFEEIQAARSRLTAEYSSDPKRQEAIETAYDAILMERLRMRQEGKIKVPEGIRFAERLTQAPASTPPAAVKQSTAWLQGLIDTPTRADILWPAGVFLALAGVSFYSPPVASLALALGVITSLYFLTRKENKLGRAVLMSLLGLTAGLAMAAAVNALLQTQFQNIPLATETIAAWITFVILWLVTSFLK; encoded by the coding sequence ATGAGTGCTGAAAATCCCTATAAGCAATTGGGAATAAACGAGGACGCGACCTTCGAGGAAATTCAAGCGGCTCGCAGTCGCTTGACGGCTGAGTACAGTAGCGACCCGAAACGACAAGAAGCGATCGAAACGGCCTACGATGCCATTCTGATGGAACGTTTGCGGATGCGCCAGGAAGGAAAAATAAAGGTTCCAGAAGGCATTCGCTTTGCTGAGCGCTTAACTCAGGCTCCCGCTAGTACACCACCAGCAGCAGTCAAGCAGTCCACTGCATGGCTGCAAGGACTGATCGATACCCCCACTAGAGCGGATATTCTGTGGCCTGCTGGTGTTTTCCTGGCCTTGGCTGGTGTGAGTTTTTACTCTCCGCCTGTGGCGTCTCTGGCATTGGCCTTGGGAGTAATAACCAGCCTTTATTTTCTCACTCGCAAGGAAAACAAACTGGGTCGAGCCGTGCTAATGTCTCTCTTGGGCTTGACTGCTGGTTTAGCAATGGCTGCGGCGGTTAACGCTTTACTCCAAACTCAATTTCAAAATATCCCTTTGGCAACGGAAACAATTGCCGCCTGGATAACTTTTGTCATCCTCTGGTTGGTTACCAGCTTTCTGAAGTAA
- a CDS encoding response regulator transcription factor, with protein MSLAKILVVDDDPAVRNLIQRFLSKQNYQMESAVDGKTAIAVFEQFNPDLVILDVNLPDANGYNLCQEMQSRTGVFVLMLTSRTDEADKITGFSKGADDYITKPFSLSELGVRVAAILKRQRVVTTAEQQRIIFDQLMIDPVRREVTLNNQSVPLTALEFDLLHFLASHPGKVWRRSELIQAVWDYEYVGDQRVVDVHIGQIRKKLETDSGPDKMIRTIRGVGYQFEIPDPTEETHKSQP; from the coding sequence ATGTCTCTCGCCAAGATTCTTGTCGTTGATGACGACCCTGCGGTCCGAAACTTAATCCAGCGGTTCTTGAGTAAGCAAAACTACCAAATGGAGTCTGCTGTTGACGGGAAGACGGCCATAGCGGTGTTTGAGCAATTCAACCCAGACTTAGTAATTCTGGATGTGAATTTGCCTGATGCCAATGGCTATAACCTCTGTCAAGAAATGCAGAGTCGCACTGGTGTATTTGTGCTAATGCTAACAAGCCGGACAGACGAAGCAGATAAAATTACGGGATTTTCCAAAGGTGCCGATGACTACATCACTAAACCTTTTAGTCTAAGTGAATTGGGAGTCAGAGTTGCAGCTATCTTGAAGCGCCAGCGGGTGGTCACTACTGCGGAACAACAACGTATCATATTTGACCAACTGATGATCGATCCGGTGCGTCGGGAGGTAACGCTCAACAATCAGAGCGTGCCCTTAACAGCCTTAGAGTTCGATCTGCTACATTTTTTAGCCAGTCATCCGGGTAAGGTTTGGCGTCGTTCCGAGCTGATCCAAGCTGTATGGGATTACGAATACGTAGGAGATCAGCGCGTGGTAGACGTTCATATCGGCCAAATTCGCAAGAAATTGGAAACCGATTCTGGGCCGGATAAGATGATTCGGACGATTCGTGGTGTTGGCTACCAGTTTGAGATTCCCGATCCCACTGAAGAAACACACAAATCTCAGCCGTGA